The Solanum pennellii chromosome 11, SPENNV200 genome contains a region encoding:
- the LOC114074698 gene encoding uncharacterized protein LOC114074698, with the protein MASLEALYRRQCRSPIDRIDSAEIESLDTDLLSDAMEEVHMIQYRLLTTHSRQKSYADRRVRALVIMEGNHVWLRVSPMKGMMRFGKKGKLRPRFIGPFEILSRVGEVSYKLALPPSLSAVHLVFHVSMLRKYIPDESHVISLDSVEQGPDWTFEEEPIAILDRQVRKLRTKEISSVKNVKDLPGAIAAADSLIDFRTTRLLTDIPSTSKTKKKNDKKGEWKKDSGKDCRNDKGKAQMKDGKDKPKNKDGNYKGCWTCGGPHLAKSCPNREKVNTLLAGNMNQREEDEEIVAAMAKPLGLSFNNITWVNNVGETSSTLNPHASLIHIELTVKEQRVMAMVDTGAIHTLIDVKIATKLGLKLSKSPSFVKTVNAKAHAIVGIAYCVSMSTENWVGKHNLMVMPLGQFEIILGIDFLRKFQFVPFLNLDGVMVMNGSNDGFLKGVHPFGNINKVSKKKYKGMFLYAMSIDKGLKKGDHTILAALVEVKPDVQMEVPDCIAELLKQYADGMPPELSKNLPPRRDIDHKIKLLSGTVAPAQAPYRMAPKELAELRKQLNELLDARLVQPSKAPYGDSVLFQKKQDGTMRMCVDYRALNKEIVKNKYPVPLVQDLMDKLSKACWFTKLDLRAGYWQVGIAEGVEPKTTCVTRYGSYEFLVMPFRLTNAPTTFCNLMNNVLFDYLDDFVVVYLDDIFIYCRTLEEHVNHLCLVLSQLRKYTLYAKMEKCEFTQQEIKFWGIVKFNAGYSKRAAALTDLLKKDMKWLPFEVHTDASDKAIGGVLVQEGHPVAFGSRKLNDAEQRYSTDEKEMVAVVDYLHVWRVYLLGTRFVVRTDNVANTFFKTQKNLSPKQAQWQEFLAEYDFVWEHKQGKYNKVNDALSRKEVFVVVYSISKLKTDFYDRIRLCAANDSLYVKWMVQVQDGTIRRY; encoded by the exons ATGGCCTCATTAGAGGCATTGTATAGAAGACAGTGTAGGTCTCCGATTGATCGGATTGATTCGGCGGAGATTGAATCTTTGGATACAGACTTGCTTAGTGATGCTATGGAGGAAGTCCATATGATTCAATATAGACTATTGACAACTCATAGTCGACAGAAGAGTTATGCAGACCGGAGAGTTAGAGCCTTAGTGATTATGGAGGGTAATCATGTTTGGCTccgagtatcacccatgaagggtatGATGAGGTTCGGAAAGAAGGGCAAGCTTAGACCTAGATTCATtggaccttttgagattttgagccgAGTGGGAGAGGTGTCTTATAAGTTGGCGTTGCCACCTAGTTTGTCGGCGGTTCATCttgttttccatgtttctatgcttcgGAAGTATATTCCGGATGAATCTCATGTGATTTCACTTGATTCTGTGGAGCAGGGTCCAGACTGGACATTTGAGGAAGAGCCTATAGCTATTCTTGATAGGCAGGTTCGAAAGCTTAGGACCAAAGAGATTTCTTCAGTGAAG AATGTTAAAGATCTGCCTGGCGCAATTGCTGCTGCAGATTCGTTAATTGATTTCCGGACAACTCGTCTATTGACGGATATTCCCTCTActtcaaaaactaagaaaaagaacGATAAGAAAGGTGAATGGAAAAAGGATAGTGGTAAGGACTGTAGAAATGACAAAGGAAAGGCGCAAATGAAGGATGGAAAGGACAAACCAAAGAACAAAGATGGTAATTATAAAGGCTGTTGGACTTGTGGCGGTCCTCATTTGGCCAAGTCTTGTCCAAACCGGGAAAAAGTAAATACTTTgcttgctggaaatatgaatcaaAGGGAGGAAGATGAGGAAATCGTGGCTGCAATGGCAAAGCCATTGGGATTGTCCTTCAACAACATTACGTGGGTTAATAATGTTGGAGAAACGTCCAGTACTTTGAATCCTCATGCTTCCCTAATTCATATAGAATTGACAGTGAAAGAACAACGTGTGATGGCAATGGTTGATACAGGAGCCATTCATACGCTTATAGATGTGAAAATTGCTACAAAATTGGGGCTGAAGTTGTCTAAAAGCCCTTCCTTCGTCAAAACAGTCAATGCTAAGGCACATGCCATTGTGGGTATCGCTTATTGTGTGTCTATGTCGACTGAAAATTGGGTAGGAAAACATAATTTGATGGTGATGCCGCTTGGTCAATTTGAGATCATACTTGGGattgattttctaagaaaattccAGTTTGTTCCGTTTCTTAATTTAGATGGAGTAATGGTCATGAATGGAAGCAATGATGGATTTCTTAAAGGAGTTCATCCATTTGGGAATATTAATAAAGTTTCAAAGAAGAAATACAAGGGAATGTTCTTGTATGCTATGTCAATCGACAAAGGGCTGAAGAAGGGTGATCACACTATACTTGCTGCCTTGGTTGAAGTGAAACCTGATGTTCAGATGGAAGTGCCTGATTGTATTGCTGAATTGCTTAAACAGTATGCTGATGGTATGCCACCTGAATTATCAAAGAATTTACCACCAAGGAGGGATATCGATCATAAAATTAAGTTGTTGTCTGGTACGGTTGCTCCTGCACAggctccttatcgtatggctccTAAGGAATTGGCTGAATTGCGTAAACAATTGAACGAGTTGTTGGATGCTAGATTGGTTCAGCCATCTAAGGCTCCATATGGTGACTctgttttatttcaaaagaaacaggATGGGACGATGCGAATGTGTGTAGACTACAGGGCGCTGAACAAGGAAAttgtaaagaataagtatccggTTCCATTGGTGCAGGATTTGATGGACAAGTTGAGTAAGGCATGCTGGTTCACAAAACTTGATCTTAGGGCAGGCTATTGGCAGGTTGGGATAGCAGAGGGTGTTGAACCAAAAACAACATGTGTAACTAGATACGGTTCATATGAATTCCTTGTAATGCCATTTAGGCTAACTAATGCTCCGACAACATTTTGCaacttaatgaataatgtacTGTTTGACTATCTTGATGATTTTGTTGTTGTCTATCTAGatgatattttcatttattgtcGAACATTGGAGGAACATGTTAATCACTTATGTCTGGTTCTGTCTCAGTTGAGGAAATACACACTTTATGCTAAGATGGAAAAGTGTGAGTTTACTCAACAGGAGATAAAATTTTGGGGCATCGT AAAATTCAATGCTGGTTACTCAAAAAGGGCAGCGGCTTTGACAGACTTGTTGAAGAAGGATATGAAGTGG TTACCATTTGAAGTGCACACAGATGCGTCAGACAAAGCAATTGGTGGCGTATTAGTGCAGGAAGGTCATCCTGTGGCCTTTGGAAGTAGGAAATTGAATGATGCTGAACAGAGGTACTCAACAGATGAAAAAGAGATGGTTGCGGTGGTAGACTATCTGCATGTTTGGAGAGTTTATCTCTTAGGTACTCGATTTGTAGTAAGAACTGATAATGTAGcaaatacatttttcaagacaCAGAAAAATTTGAGTCCTAAACAAGCACAGTGGCAAGAATTCTTGGCAGAATACGACTTTGTGTGGGAACACAAACAAGGAAAATACAACAAGGTTAATGATGCGCTGAGTAGAAAAGAAGTATTTGTTGTagtatattcaatttcaaaactcaaaactgATTTCTATGATAGAATAAGGTTGTGTGCtgcaaatgattcattgtatgtTAAATGGATGGTTCAAGTGCAAGATGGCACAATAAGACGGTATTGA